One genomic segment of Staphylospora marina includes these proteins:
- a CDS encoding helix-turn-helix domain-containing protein, producing the protein MRADPRATLPGGPTGRNGRVFCMAKMRKGWKSDEFRTPDIIWFVRLEGKYWEPSRKKWAKLSGTAVKLTYICLARYLDIYGEVFPAIETVAKLTEQSEKNAQRCINYLVEVGLIRKINRRTDENMKTSNEYILMHPSQVEGLEVIKVRESTKFFESDAASQRTDAASQPKNMDFDGNLAESGTDAASYPKNLRGSENPSNFGTDAASQRTDATTYDGQSVGSSVGGYAAGDHARITEKFRKAFQEELDEFQLEEIMDFEIPVERVLKLITLIRNHVPIRSGAFQVLASALAAERKGAPWEFHEDAGQTKPRRSWNSRGSNRETVKSTPDNLKSKREEAAAMEEEPPMNQEEISAKLKLMKERFELRRQREQLR; encoded by the coding sequence GTGAGAGCGGATCCGAGAGCGACCCTGCCAGGCGGCCCGACAGGCCGAAATGGGAGGGTTTTTTGTATGGCGAAAATGCGCAAAGGTTGGAAATCGGATGAATTCCGGACGCCAGATATTATTTGGTTCGTCCGTTTGGAGGGGAAATATTGGGAGCCCAGCAGGAAAAAATGGGCGAAACTGTCCGGGACGGCAGTAAAGTTGACTTACATTTGCCTCGCCCGTTACCTGGACATTTACGGCGAGGTATTCCCGGCCATTGAGACCGTTGCAAAGCTGACCGAACAATCAGAGAAAAACGCTCAACGTTGTATCAACTATTTGGTGGAAGTGGGTTTGATCCGGAAGATAAACCGCAGAACCGATGAGAATATGAAAACATCCAACGAATACATACTGATGCACCCTTCCCAAGTGGAAGGTTTGGAAGTCATCAAGGTGCGAGAGAGCACCAAATTTTTTGAAAGTGACGCAGCGTCCCAACGTACGGACGCAGCGTCCCAACCGAAAAATATGGACTTTGACGGAAACCTCGCTGAATCCGGTACGGACGCAGCGTCCTATCCGAAAAATCTGAGGGGAAGCGAAAACCCCAGTAATTTCGGTACGGACGCAGCGTCCCAACGTACGGACGCAACGACCTATGACGGTCAGTCAGTTGGTTCGTCCGTTGGTGGGTACGCCGCGGGCGATCACGCCCGAATCACCGAAAAATTCCGGAAGGCTTTCCAGGAGGAATTGGATGAGTTCCAACTGGAAGAAATCATGGATTTCGAAATTCCTGTGGAGCGGGTCCTGAAGCTGATCACGCTCATCAGAAATCACGTCCCGATCAGATCCGGGGCGTTCCAGGTTCTGGCCAGCGCTCTGGCTGCAGAGAGAAAGGGGGCACCGTGGGAGTTCCACGAAGATGCCGGCCAAACCAAACCGCGTCGTTCCTGGAACTCGCGCGGATCGAATCGTGAAACCGTCAAAAGCACCCCTGACAACTTAAAAAGCAAACGCGAAGAAGCTGCAGCCATGGAGGAAGAACCGCCCATGAACCAGGAAGAGATCAGCGCCAAGCTGAAACTGATGAAAGAACGCTTCGAACTGCGCCGGCAGCGGGAACAGCTCCGGTGA
- a CDS encoding HNH endonuclease, with product MEQQIRESIEDEVRLIVTKLIKDLKKTGNHLNGTAIDYWNVSFSESIKEQVKKRDGYACRICKKDTDLHVHHRIKRKNGGDHSMENLITLCGSCHRAVETGDLAHAIRKCTRNAFMHYHIPVAKLEEKLNKAEERAQTRADLKEIFRLIAEDEKEDALVLLDRLIERYEG from the coding sequence ATGGAACAACAAATTAGAGAATCCATTGAAGATGAAGTTCGCCTAATTGTTACCAAGCTAATCAAGGATTTAAAGAAAACTGGCAACCACTTGAACGGCACAGCAATTGACTACTGGAACGTGTCGTTCTCGGAAAGCATCAAGGAGCAGGTCAAGAAGCGCGACGGCTACGCCTGCCGGATCTGCAAGAAAGACACCGATCTCCATGTGCACCATCGAATCAAACGGAAAAATGGTGGCGACCATTCAATGGAGAATCTAATTACACTGTGCGGGAGCTGTCACCGAGCGGTGGAGACCGGAGATCTGGCCCACGCCATCCGCAAGTGTACACGAAATGCCTTCATGCACTACCATATACCTGTTGCCAAATTGGAGGAAAAACTGAACAAGGCAGAGGAACGAGCGCAGACACGGGCGGATCTCAAAGAGATCTTCCGTCTGATTGCAGAGGATGAGAAAGAAGATGCTTTGGTTTTGTTGGACCGGTTGATTGAAAGGTATGAGGGTTAG